One Cryptomeria japonica chromosome 9, Sugi_1.0, whole genome shotgun sequence genomic window carries:
- the LOC131066712 gene encoding xyloglucan endotransglucosylase protein 2 produces the protein MLLKMWLLILAAMVPAAMAAPPHRPIDVPFQNNYVPTWAADHIKYITGGKEVILSLDKWTGTGFQSKSTYLFGHFSMQIKLVPGDSAGTVTAFYLSSQNSEHDEIDFEFLGNRSGQPYILQTNVFSGGKGDREQRIYLWFDPTTEYHSYSVLWNMHQIVFFVDDVPIRVFKNSHDLGVRYPFNQPMKIYSSLWNADDWATRGGLEKTDWSKAPFVAGYKGFHVDGCEASAPNSQCPTLGRRWWDQKEFDDLDGLQWRRLRWVRDKYTIYNYCSDRVRYPVMSPECSRDRDI, from the exons ATGCTGCTCAAAATGTGGCTACTTATTTTAGCAGCAATGGTGCCTGCTGCCATGGCTGCCCCACCACATAGGCCCATAGATGTGCCATTTCAAAATAACTATGTCCCTACCTGGGCTGCTGATCATATAAAGTACATCACTGGTGGAAAGGAAGTCATACTTTCTCTGGACAAATGGACAG GTACTGGGTTCCAATCCAAGAGCACATACTTGTTTGGACACTTCAGTATGCAGATAAAGTTGGTTCCTGGTGACTCTGCAGGCACTGTCACTGCTTTCTAT CTGTCATCACAGAACTCAGAACATGATGAGATAGACTTTGAGTTCTTAGGAAACAGATCTGGGCAGCCATACATTCTCCAAACCAATGTGTTCAGTGGAGGGAAAGGAGACAGAGAACAGCGCATATACCTCTGGTTTGACCCCACCACAGAGTACCATTCCTACTCTGTTCTCTGGAACATGCATCAAATTGT GTTCTTTGTAGATGATGTTCCAATCAGAGTGTTCAAGAACAGCCATGATTTGGGAGTGAGATATCCATTCAATCAGCCGATGAAGATCTACTCAAGCCTGTGGAATGCAGATGACTGGGCTACAAGAGGGGGGCTTGAGAAGACAGACTGGAGCAAAGCACCATTTGTTGCAGGATACAAAGGATTCCATGTTGATGGGTGTGAGGCATCTGCACCGAATTCACAGTGCCCCACACTGGGCAGGAGGTGGTGGGATCAGaaggaatttgatgatttggatggatTGCAGTGGAGAAGGCTGAGATGGGTGAGAGACAAGTATACAATCTACAACTATTGCAGTGATAGAGTTAGATATCCAGTCATGTCTCCTGAGTGCTCTAGAGACCGTGACATCTAG